Below is a window of Sylvia atricapilla isolate bSylAtr1 chromosome 2, bSylAtr1.pri, whole genome shotgun sequence DNA.
CACAGGGGGTAATGCATCTCAAAGCTCTAGGCAGCAAGTTTCTTATGGTCTTTCAAAAACAACTGCATGTCATAGGGGCCTGAAAACCATCTTCACACACACCCACCTCTACCTGCCTCACCACCTTGCCCCATCCGATTTCCAAAAAGTGTGACTTTAATCTTTAAAATGGTTTCTGAAGTCGAATGCattaataatgataattatGATAATAATAAATAGCAACTTTTAATAATCTGTAATTTATTTGGCTCTTTTGGGCTTGTTGTGACATTTTTGTTAGGGAAATTGCATACAGTTGTTACATGGAGAATgatctctgctttctctgcctATTCTTGCTGCACTGTCTATTAGCTTACAGCCTACACAGAACAATTGCCAACTGGCTTTTGGACTGATCTTTCTAGTCAGGAGACCTTGTACTATGAGCAGGGAATGAGGATTTAGAAAGTCTTGATTTTGCAGTTTGCAAATAAGAACTTTATAGTTAAAACATATGCAATTTGAGATACTGATTAGAGTTTTATGCTACAATCTTAGGTCTGTGAACAGCTAATTCAAATTTATTAGATGTTAATACATAgttgttataaatgattagtGGATTTCCTTATGTGCGGAAGCTCATGTTTTGTGTTGCTGCATCTCCATTAGGGAGTCGGGGAACTAGAGGATCCCAGGTTGACAGTCACAGCAGTAGTGGGAACTACCACGACAGCTGGGAATCAAGGAGTAGCTACACTGATCGGGATCGCTATGACAGTCGGGATCAAGCAAGGGATTCCTCCTTTGAAAGAAGACATGGTGAACGGGATAGGCGTGACAACAGAGAAAGAGGTATTTCAGTGTCTGTTTTTGCTCATACATCTGTAGGCAAATGTACATGTATGAATGaatgtttccttccttcttctacCTTGTTCTGCCTCCACAAAATCATAAATAGCTCATCTGACACCACACAGTGACACTACTCCTATCCTTGATAGAAGATGATCGTTCATTGGCTATGGCTTGATGTTGGTATCTTCTGTGTTTATTTATCTAActagtatttaaaatattcaaggGATTTCATTGTACAACTTCactgtaaaattttttttacagtgtttttgcctcctcctccacttcATGTTACATAAACCTGTTAAGCTTAGGGTCCATATAAGCTTAGAGTCATGATTGCGTTTCATTGCTGGTACTGTTTGTCTGTATAGAAACATTATGCTTTTGTACTGTAAATTGCTTGAGTGCATTTTGGGGAAGGCCTGAACCAGACTGACAGTTATGGACTACTTGCTACTAAAGTAAGTGACAATTTAAATTCATGCCTAATTCAAAAATTTGTTGTCTGGGGAGTTTTATAGTGATGAGGGCTTTGCTGTTGTCAATAATAATTAGCTAGTAAACGTTGATGCAGATACCAGTGGTCATGAAAACAGCATGCAAGACTTATAGTAGTCTTTGACATAGTGTGCAAGATGTCAGACTTCTGTACCAGAAAGTGTACTGTGTTGGCTTGAAGGAACTTAGTACCAGCTTACACTCtggaatatatttatattgctCACCAATTAAGAGAACAGGAAGAGTCAGGGAAATGAAAATAGCGCGGAAATTAAAAGAGGAGCTGTGAAGACTAAACATAAAATTACAGTTGGTTATTTTCTGTCATGAGTTTTGGTTTAAGGGTGATAGATACATTCTAGCTGCTgagtaatttcagtttttcaaagaGATATTTTGTATGCCACTTTGAAAGATAGTTTTTAGCCTATTGAAACAGATCTGTTGCTTGTTCTTGTGAAAGGCTCAGCTTCAAATTCTCTCTCATCTTCAAGGCAGGATTTCAACAGACCTAAACTCCAGGCTTCCTTTTTCATGTCAGCTGAAAAATCCTGAAGACTTGAGTGTGTCCTGGGGGTTGGCTTTTGCAGTCTAGCTTTCATCTCTTTCACTTCCTCAGCCCAAATAAATgctacatatatataatataattttgtgCCCTTCATATCCTACCAACTTCTTAATTTACTAGGAAAAACAACAAACgtccaccccccaaaaaaatcaaaacaaaacccccaaccaTCAGAAGAAACCTTGGAAATAAAAGTatgtaacaacaacaaaagaaatttctaGTAAGGAAGTTGCTTTGAATGGTTTGTGTTTCcctttgggggaaaaatataGAGTGTGCATTCAAAATTTATTGtcttcttccttaaaaatttAGATCACTTTTTGTATATGTAAATCCTCAGAGTTATAATTCAAGACAGTTTCCCTAATTAGACTACAGTTTTAATATGTGTCATTGTGAGAAAAACTGAGATAGATTTTGGTTCTATAATATGCAAGGAGggtgattttaaaatgcaagctTGCAAATTCGAGCTGTCTTTTTTCAGCTAAGGCAAATATGGGAGTTTTCCAAACAACCACTTTCCAAACAGTACTTCAAAAAATGAAGTCACATAAGAAGTGCTGACTATCTGCATTTAATTGTCTAATACACTTGCAGTATTTGATTTGCATAAGACTTTCATGGGGGTATTTTGTCACCAAAACTGACATAACAAATAGGAGTTACagaatttctttataaaatctAATACTTGGTATGCACACTAAATCATATTACAGTGTTGTAGACCCCATTAAAAGAATGTGAAACCTGTTCATGGAACTGATTGCGTGGATTGAtggtttacttttttaaaaaggcagaaatgtcaCTCAGCTTTGCTTTCAATTTTACATGGTAACAGGGGAACACTAAATCATTGTTAATTCACTCAGAGATGAAAATTGATTAAACTGACggaaattcacattttattGATTTAGTCCAAACTCTGCCTGCTCACGCCTAGTGGACATTGCCTCAATTTACAGCAAAGTGCACTCAGCCTCAGAGTAATGGAGTGAGAAATACCAACTTCTGTTCATGCCATTTTTGTCCTCTTTTGTAtagtttttttatatatatgttgtAGGAAAATAGTTTTATTGATTTGTTGCAGCTCAAATACTACTAAAATAGCGTAGAAATTGCTATGAAGCAGTCAAAACTTATAGAAATACtcaaaaaataaccaaaatacaatgaaaaacaTGTAGATAAGTCTGTGGAGAGTAAATATAATTGGATAAATCAGATTTCACTGTTCTTCTGGATCAGTAATTTTCGACatgtttaattttccttctgacTCTAATCCACTGTCTGAATAACAAACTGAGATTCCTAAATTTTAAGATTCTGCAGTGGACACGAATGAAAACTTCTGGCAGCTCTACTTCCCTTATTTCATCCTTGCCTCTCCCTGTGTTGTAGATTTGGTTGTCTGTTTCTGTACATCTTCTGTGATGAGACAAGCTAGGCTTTCTAATTTTGCAGAAACTTTTACTCTGTATTGTAAATAGCTTGAGTCCTTGTAAAGCACTTGACTCGTAATAGATTAAGGAAGTAAAATCTTTGTATGGAAGTCTTAACATTTCCTATGCATGGCATTCCCAGCTTTTTAAGATCTTACACCAGATTTGAAATCATTGGGTAAGGCAATTGTAATAGCTACATTGTCTTTTGACGCCATTCAGAAAAATCtggtagaaaattaaaaaaaattttggcaACTTTTGTTGAAGTAAGCAAAGCCTACTTCCTAAATGTcgaaaaattctttaaaaatttcttctgctttttgtcttccttcctCCCTAAAGGGAATATTCATGTTTCTGCAGGAAGTTGCTTGTCATTTAATGCAAACCAAGATCTAGACTGTCAAGACAAAGGCTCTTTGTTTTATTAGTGTAGTTGAAGCAGTGTTTATCTGTTTAGCACTTGGTAATcaaagctgcttctgtttgcAGATCAGAGAGCAAGCTCACCGGCACGACACCAAGGACGGAGTGATGATCTCGACCGGGatgagaggagagaggagcgAAGGGTGGATCGGTCTGATGACAGGAGAGATGAAAGGGCCCGGGAGAGAGAGCGGGAAAGGGAGAGGGACcgagagagggaaagagaaagagaccgggaaagagagagggagaaagaaagagagttGGAACGAGATCGTGCTCGGGAGCgggagagggacagagagcGGGACAAAGAAAGAGACCGTGAACGGGACCGAGACAGAGACCACGACAGGGAAAGGGAAcgagagagggagagggagaaggagcgGGAGCGAGAGAGAGAGCGGGAGGAACGAGAAAGGGAGCGAGAACGAGAGAGAGATCGAGAGCGGGAGCGCGAAAGGGAGAGAGGTCGAgacagagacaaagaaagagaCCGCCAGAGAGACTGGgatgacaaagaaaaaggaagggaagacCGCAGAGATAAGAGAGAAGATATTCGAGAAGAAAGAGGCTCAAGAGATGttcatgaggaaagaaaatccaagTGAGTGAATCTAAATGTTACTtcagtcaaaggaaaaaaaaggcagtctTTAACTGTTGAATTTGGTAAATTAGTAGACAAGGGAGTATCTTAAGGAAGAAGGCATCCTGTTTATGCATAGTCTTGGTCTGGAGCTGTCCCCCCTGCATCTGTGTGGCACATGCTGGTAGCCCCCAGATTGGTGAAGTTATTCCAGTGTTTTATTAGTGCTGAATCATGTAACTACATATGAGTTAATAGTTGAGCTGGACGAtgtaattttcccttttatgcATGCTTGAATTGTCTTGCCTTTAATAATACAATCATTAATGGAAACGTAGTAGAAAACTGTGGTACATTATGAAGTCTGAAATTCAAATAGCAGCTATCTAGGTCAAGGTTTGTGACTTTGttaattaaatttctttggAACATGCATTACCCTTTGCACTACCAAATTTCCAGCACCAGAAGACTACCAGTGAAGGTGTGAAAAATATCCCCAGTATATGTGTTATGCTTCCTTTAAGTGCATAGCTGTTACTTGGAATGGCAGCTTAGAAAACTACAGAACTTCATGACATCTTTAAATGTCTTTTGTATGAAGTGCTTAGACTTCAGTGATTGTATTGATGATAAACTCAGAGCATCCTGAAGAAGTTTGGTGGTGCATGTTCTTTTTCAGGAAGCGTCACAGAAACGAAAGCAGTCCAAGTCCCCGTCAGTCACCCAAACGTCGCCGTGATCATTCCCCTGATAGTGATGCTTACAACAGTGGAGATGATAAAAGTAAGTGAGAGTGggctctctctgcagctggacacagGTTATCTTCTGTCTGTGGAAAATAACTTGCAATTTTAGATAGAAAAAACATGGGGAAAGTTTTGTAAGTGTTCCCCATATTTTTATGAGgacttccatttttcttcatctttatttGTTGTTTATCTTCATTTTGTCACTGTGTATTATGTCTGCTAGGTGACAGTGACTTCCACAGCCCCTGTTTAAGATGCATGTTTACCAGATTGGAAATTgtcttttgctgctgcagcagtagAAAAACCTAAGAAATCTAACTGAAATGATAGGTTATGTGTTTTAATGGAACACTTTCTTTGGCACACAGAAGACAGCAAATGCTCGCACATTCTCCTTCGTACACACTCAAGACATattcttttttgcattttgcagaTGAAAAGCACAGACTCCTGAGCCAGGTTGTGCGGCCGCAAGAATCCCGGTCACTGAGCCCCTCTCACGTCACGGAGGAGCGGCAGAGCCGCTGGAAAGATGAAGAGCGAAAATCGGACAGAAAGGAAAGTTCCCGGCGCTATGAAGAACCAGAGTTTAAAGAGAGGGTTTCTTCAGCAGATAAGCAAAGAGAGCAACCAGATGCTTCAGAAGGTTCCCGGTCCAGGGTTAAGGAAAATCTTGGAAACCGTCCTTCTGAAGAAAGAGATGCTTCTGATAGAATGCTTGATGACAACAAGAAGAAGTCTAAGATACAGAAAAAGGCCAcgaagaagaagaaagatgatGACAGTGGGGTGGAAAGGTATGCTAATGAACCAGCACCTGAGGAAAGCCAGGTCTTTTCTCCTAAAAAAggtcaaaaaaggaaaaatgtggaGAAAAAGCGGAAGAGATCCAAGGGTGATTCTGAAGTTTCTGATGAAGAAATTGTTCCAcatcataaaaagaaaaagggccCAAGAACCCCTCCTGTAAATAAAGAAGAATTGGTTGAAGCACCACCTGAGAAAGCAGTGGCAGAAGTCCCCACAAAAAGAGAAGATACAACATTTAGTGACTGGTCAGATGAAGATGTTCCTGAACGTGGTGACATTGTTGTTCCAGAAAGAACCACTGAGGATTCCCATAGAAAAAGTCACAGGACAAGGGGAGAAAAGGTGGAAGCCCCTCATGTTACTATAGAGGATGGACCACACCGTAAGCCTGTGGACCAGAAGCGCAGCAGCAGCCTCGGCAGCAATCGGAGCCATGCCTCCAGCAGGCTTAGATCCCCCTCCAATGAGTCAGCGCATCGCAGCGGAGACGATCAGACTGGACGGAAGAGGATCCTGCACAGTAGCTctagggacagggacagggatagggacagggacagggagagggagaagaaaagcttAGAAATCACTGAAAGGAAGTCCCGAATTGATCAGCTGAAACGAGGGGAACCCAGTCGCAGCACATCTTCAGGTAATAAGATATATTTTAGTGAGACCGTGTCATTCTGTGTACAAGCCCAAATTGTTCTTCATGGCTCTAATTAGTGTGACCGGGGAGGGAGGTGCTGTCTGCCTTTCACTgtaaaactggaatgaattAGGATTCCTGCAAGTGTTAACATgtttgaaaagctgctttttcagtgGGCAGGATTACCATTTTGTTTACACCAAAACATTCAGTTGGATTTGGTTCATACTGTCTGTGGAATAAAGTAATTTGTAGGACAGAAGAACCTCATGGAGAAAATGCTTGTGCTAACAGAACATTGAAGTTGTTTTATAATCTAAATAATGTTCTTAAATTCATTACTAGTGTTAATTTTGCTAAGGAAATTCCTGAAATTATGCAAAATCAGGTAGTCTTTTATGGTTCCTGTTAGGCATACTTCTAATAGGCACATGGAAATCATCTTCATTGCCAATCAAAATagtcacatttttttaatgtgtgtagttgctgtgaaaaaaacaggtaaaatactttaaaacttAAACAGCATCAATACAAAAATACCTCCTTCCGAAAGCATTTTGACTCTCTGTTCTCCTCATGGTTATatgtctgaaattatttttctgaattcatcTGTTAACTAAAGCATTCCTAGCTTTTAGAGGACATGTtataaaaattttgaattttgctgtgattctcttttctttttcccccaagcCTAAATTTCTGAGTTCAGTGTGTATGATTGTATACCTTCAGTAGAAAGTAGCCACTGAAGTTCTTTTTTGGAAGTGGGAAAAGTTACCTCATGTTTTGAAGTAAGGTTAAATCTTCTAAGGCAATCTGAAAGCATTATTAATTTGAATATGATGCTTTTGAGAAGTGTATTTTCATACCGGaatctttaaaatgctttggTCTAGTAAAATAGTGTTACATTTATGCATCATAGTCATGCTTACATATAATCTTTTATTCAGATCGTCAAGATTCAAGAAGCCACAGTTCCAGAAGAAGTTCCCCTGAGTCGGATCGTCAGGTTCATTCCAGATCTGGGTCCTTTGATAGCAGGGAAAGGCTTCAGGAGCGAGATCGACATGAACACGATCGAGAGCGAGAGAGAgacaggagagaggggagacAGAGAGACTGGGACCGAGATGTGGACAAAGACTGGCCGAGGAGCCGGGAGCGAGAGAGACTCAGGGAGcgggagagggagagggagaaaagacgggagctggagagagagagagaccgACAGCTGCCTGATACtgctgaaagagagagagagagaactctTGACATCTCCTCTCAAAAGGAATCAACAAAGCACAGTGAAACAAAATTGGACAGAGATCACGATAAGGAGTTTGATGGTATTTGCCGGGACTCAGCGgcttcagagaaggaaaaaacagacaaagaTTTAGGATCTTTACAAGGCTTTGAAGATGGAAACGAGGCTGAAAAAGTAGAGAGTGTAGAAGGTGAGCTATTCTGGCAAAGAACCTGgattaacaaatattttattctttttcttttggcataGTGCTGAACTGAGCTATATTGCAATCATTTTCTACTGAAAGGCTTATTGgcttcagcttctctgctgtggaagaagataatgagaaaaatctgaTGAGCATCTTCCTTACTGTTAATTGTGCTAGTGCTGTTTCTTAATTTCTGGAGAAGTCTTGAGGCAAAGAAGCATAAATTGTCTGAGATATTTTCACCAAAATGTAATGTTTCTGAATAGGCAGTTTACAAAAAGATAACACCTACATTTGATTGCCTTCTTATATCATTGTAAGATCTGTTTCTTATTTTGGGAGTGACAGGtaatgagtgaaaaaaaaaaaaaaaaaaaaagagtgtggACTTGAAAttgtttcttgggtttttttcagccagaGCCCAATTATCACAGAACTGTTTGTATGATTAGTAGGTGAAACATATGTATGGCTTGGCACAGTAGTCCAAAAATAGCTTTCCTGAGGTAATCTTACAGATCTTTCCTGATCTAACCTTATCTGAGGTGATCTCAGTAATATcagctgaaaatgcagcttcATTTTGCTGGCCCTAATGGTACTGAGGGAAGCATGCATAGAATTGATAAAGTCAGTGAGGGGTAAACACTAACAAACTCCTGACAGTTTGTCACATGGATTAAAAGCTTGAGCTTTGCAAGAATAGCGAGTTGGCTTTCATAGGAGCAACATAAAAGAAACAAGAGTCTAAATCCAGAGTAACTGTTGTATGTTATGGTTCTGCTCATTGTGTGTGCCTTTCTTAGTAAGAGTTACCTGTAGTGTTCATTGTTAATTTGGGCAGTTAAATCAAATGCTGTCTCAAGAGGGTGGTGAGGAATATTTAGTACTTAGGTCTCCTACCTGATTACTCTTAAAGTGGTCTTTAGAGTTGAGAGATCCTGTTGAGAAAGTTTCATTTAAGAAGATTATCTGTGGAGTGGAAGCACTTGACAGACAAAGACAGTATTTGAAGTGAGCCTCTAAAAGTCTACTTTTGCTGCAATAGACAGAATTAACTATTTTTAAGCTGGAGGAAAAGCATGATGTGATAAATCTGAGAGTACCATGTGGTAGCTTGAGAAAAGAGATAATGAAAGGCCATTCTTGGGCACATGACCTGTTTCCAAGAGGGCACCTTTAACTATATAGGCTGTACATGTTAAATATGTTCCTAAGTCTAGCCTTTCAGTGTATGTGTattcttttgtctgtttttcagagGCTGTGTTCTGAATTCTGCAGATTATAGTAGGGAGTTAGGTATATTTAggatttcttaattttttttaggaaaatctATTTTGGGAAATACTTAGATGGCATTCCATTTTATTAAAGCATACTCTATATAGCATGGTTGTGGTTTTCTAAGGTTTAGTATAGTTCATGGTCTTTCATTACTTTGTAACTCCTCTTAACATTGCTCCGTTCAGCTGAGTATGTTCAGTTTTTAATGCAGAATTAATATAAAAGTACACTTCCACATAAGAATGATAAAAGATAGTCTAGAAATTATCAAACTTTTACTTGAAATCCaaatataaagtattttaaaaaaattacgTGTTGAGAACTATGAATtgtattattttccatttctttataCAGTAAATTTTTAATGGGTCCAGGCATGTAGTACTGGTGAACTAGTAGATTTGGTACATCAGTGTAGATGCAGCAGATGGATCTTACAGGCAGTGAATATTTAAAGTAGTAAGACACAAAATGAAATCTAGTGCAAATCACCTTATTCTCctttctaaaaaggaaaaaacttgttagaaaacaaaactaagtaCAGTTTCCAAATGTGATGATGTTAGGGGGAGGTATCTGGTGTTTACTTGGGGAAATTACTGTTGTGTATTGTCTTAACAGAGTATGTTGGGATATTATTAAATTGTCTTAGGGTTTTGACCCTAATATGTTTGCTTTAGGAGTGTGGTTAAATAATGCCTAAGATGCTATATGCTTCCTCCAAAGCATTGCCAGATGGTCTAAGTAGTTTGTTTATGCATTATTGGCTTGTCTTTTActtgctttttccttgatgaTTTTTAGGCTAATTGAGGTGACTATTTTCTCTTCCCCAGCAAAGgcaagccaaaaaaaaaaaaaaaaaaacaaaccacaaaaaaaacaaaacccaaagaatcGGGCAAAACTTAAAATAGAAGCAGTTTTAATCTGGCTAAGGGAGATAACACGTATCAGAATAGTCATCCACAGAGGAAGATCCCTGTAAATTCTGTCCAGTTTGCGTGGCACAACTCCTTGCTAGTAATCATGGTGGAGAAATGTAATGAAGTCTGAGTTCAGAGCAATGGAATTTTTAAGTGCTGGAGTCAGATCTTTCAGTCTGGAGGTGAGAGGATGTCCCTTTTGTGAACTGCAAAATTCAGTGTTTAAGTGTCTTGTGTTCACAGGTCCTAAGGAATATGTTTCCACATACAGCACGTGTATTTTTGTATGCAGATAGTATATGGAGGGAAAGGAAGTCAGCAACTAAAAGAAGTTTGGCATGGTTTTCTAAAAGCTCTCCTTGTGACTGCTACAAACAGTCTAAATTTCTGTACATAATTGTTTCATTCGGGATACCTGTTACCTTTTTGTATTTTGGAGTTTGTTACTTATTTTAGGAGCTTTGGACTAAATCCTGATTTTAGATTAACTTGCTAAAGCATCTGAAAGACTTTGTGGCACTTACTTAGATTTTTATAaactatttattattataaactACATGTCAGATATCAGATAATCAACATGTATGTCGTGAAAATGGCCTTCCCTGAGCAGTTTCACTAATACTGCCCCCAAAAATTGACCAGTGTATGTAAAATTTAAACTGCCACATTGTGTATGGGAGGAATAACTTGACTGTTTCTGTGGGTTAATACAAGTTTTTATGTTGAATATACTTGTTCCTAAAAGCTAGCAGTTTAGTTTGCTAAACCTTTTTTGTCTTCAGGCAGTGTACAGCatgtttagaaaacaaatatgaTTGCTTTAAAGCTACAGTATGTATCTGTCTCTGTAGGAGGAGAGGATGAAACAAAGACTAATGATGTGCAGTCCCTGGGGTCTGGTGCTGGAGAATATGAGCCAATCAGTGATGATGAACTGGATGAAATTCTGGCAGGTGATG
It encodes the following:
- the ZC3H13 gene encoding zinc finger CCCH domain-containing protein 13 isoform X1, which gives rise to MSKIRRKVTVENTKTISDSTSRRPSVFERLGPSTGSTAETQCRNWLKTGNCLYGNTCRFVHGPSPRGKGYSSSYRRSPERPTGDLRERMKNKRQDVEAEPQKRSTEESSSPVRKESSRGRHREKEDIKITKERTPESEEENGDWETNREDSDNGDVNYDYDHELSLEMKRQKIQRELMKLEQENMEKREEIVIKKEISPEVVRSKLSPSPSPRKSSKSPKRRSSPKSSSSASKKDKKVSTVSSPLLEQQRSSKSNQSKKKGPRTPSPPPPVQEETSLGKKHKEKHKAKERSEEKAREVKERGRDFERHKEKKEKQRDPSESSRRQKRSPSPADHSGSNSSPSREYSPPAARRRQTSRAPAKSTTHKHNFSPSRRSASPSGQHHSPISSRHHSSSSQSGSSVQRHSPSPHRKRTPSPSYQRTASPPVRRSSSPYPPHSSSPPQRKRSPSRHRSPGRDKGRHDRDRTSQSHDRRHERRDETRGKREKERETRDDRDYDQEQSTSRDHRDDRESRDGRDRRDTRDTRDRREPRDSRDTRDSRDTRDYGRDAKDSRDQRDSRSTRDSHDYRDRESRDAHKKDDQYQDDLRSYGRSHGREESSRAETRNDSRSDSRNESRSDRTGRSRGRGPELSDKGSRGTRGSQVDSHSSSGNYHDSWESRSSYTDRDRYDSRDQARDSSFERRHGERDRRDNRERDQRASSPARHQGRSDDLDRDERREERRVDRSDDRRDERARERERERERDRERERERDREREREKERELERDRARERERDRERDKERDRERDRDRDHDREREREREREKEREREREREERERERERERDRERERERERGRDRDKERDRQRDWDDKEKGREDRRDKREDIREERGSRDVHEERKSKKRHRNESSPSPRQSPKRRRDHSPDSDAYNSGDDKNEKHRLLSQVVRPQESRSLSPSHVTEERQSRWKDEERKSDRKESSRRYEEPEFKERVSSADKQREQPDASEGSRSRVKENLGNRPSEERDASDRMLDDNKKKSKIQKKATKKKKDDDSGVERYANEPAPEESQVFSPKKGQKRKNVEKKRKRSKGDSEVSDEEIVPHHKKKKGPRTPPVNKEELVEAPPEKAVAEVPTKREDTTFSDWSDEDVPERGDIVVPERTTEDSHRKSHRTRGEKVEAPHVTIEDGPHRKPVDQKRSSSLGSNRSHASSRLRSPSNESAHRSGDDQTGRKRILHSSSRDRDRDRDRDREREKKSLEITERKSRIDQLKRGEPSRSTSSDRQDSRSHSSRRSSPESDRQVHSRSGSFDSRERLQERDRHEHDRERERDRREGRQRDWDRDVDKDWPRSRERERLREREREREKRRELERERDRQLPDTAERERERTLDISSQKESTKHSETKLDRDHDKEFDGICRDSAASEKEKTDKDLGSLQGFEDGNEAEKVESVEGGEDETKTNDVQSLGSGAGEYEPISDDELDEILAGDAEKREDQQEDEKMPGKNPVDVIDVDWSSLMPKQPKEPREPGAALLKFTPGAVMLRVGISKRLAGPELFTKIKETCQRVLEKPKDAENLFEHELGALNMAALRRKEERAGLLSNLGPCCKALCFRRDSAIRKQLMKNEKGATKQTYTNSAAMDSDLLRLSLRLFKRKTVCQVPGQEKTEDSKIPQPALQQEVCVT
- the ZC3H13 gene encoding zinc finger CCCH domain-containing protein 13 isoform X2; this translates as MSKIRRKVTVENTKTISDSTSRRPSVFERLGPSTGSTAETQCRNWLKTGNCLYGNTCRFVHGPSPRGKGYSSSYRRSPERPTGDLRERMKNKRQDVEAEPQKRSTEESSSPVRKESSRGRHREKEDIKITKERTPESEEENGDWETNREDSDNGDVNYDYDHELSLEMKRQKIQRELMKLEQENMEKREEIVIKKEISPEVVRSKLSPSPSPRKSSKSPKRRSSPKSSSSASKKDKKVSTVSSPLLEQQRSSKSNQSKKKGPRTPSPPPPVQEETSLGKKHKEKHKAKERSEEKAREVKERGRDFERHKEKKEKQRDPSESSRRQKRSPSPADHSGSNSSPSREYSPPAARRRQTSRAPAKSTTHKHNFSPSRRSASPSGQHHSPISSRHHSSSSQSGSSVQRHSPSPHRKRTPSPSYQRTASPPVRRSSSPYPPHSSSPPQRKRSPSRHRSPGRDKGRHDRDRTSQSHDRRHERRDETRGKREKERETRDDRDYDQEQSTSRDHRDDRESRDGRDRRDTRDTRDRREPRDSRDTRDSRDTRDYGRDAKDSRDQRDSRSTRDSHDYRDRESRDAHKKDDQYQDDLRSYGRSHGREESSRAETRNDSRSDSRNESRSDRTGRSRGRGPELSDKGSRGTRGSQVDSHSSSGNYHDSWESRSSYTDRDRYDSRDQARDSSFERRHGERDRRDNRERDQRASSPARHQGRSDDLDRDERREERRVDRSDDRRDERARERERERERDRERERERDREREREKERELERDRARERERDRERDKERDRERDRDRDHDREREREREREKEREREREREERERERERERDRERERERERGRDRDKERDRQRDWDDKEKGREDRRDKREDIREERGSRDVHEERKSKKRHRNESSPSPRQSPKRRRDHSPDSDAYNSGDDKNEKHRLLSQVVRPQESRSLSPSHVTEERQSRWKDEERKSDRKESSRRYEEPEFKERVSSADKQREQPDASEGSRSRVKENLGNRPSEERDASDRMLDDNKKKSKIQKKATKKKKDDDSGVERYANEPAPEESQVFSPKKGQKRKNVEKKRKRSKGDSEVSDEEIVPHHKKKKGPRTPPVNKEELVEAPPEKAVAEVPTKREDTTFSDWSDEDVPERGDIVVPERTTEDSHRKSHRTRGEKVEAPHVTIEDGPHRKPVDQKRSSSLGSNRSHASSRLRSPSNESAHRSGDDQTGRKRILHSSSRDRDRDRDRDREREKKSLEITERKSRIDQLKRGEPSRSTSSDRQDSRSHSSRRSSPESDRQVHSRSGSFDSRERLQERDRHEHDRERERDRREGRQRDWDRDVDKDWPRSRERERLREREREREKRRELERERDRQLPDTAERERERTLDISSQKESTKHSETKLDRDHDKEFDGICRDSAASEKEKTDKDLGSLQGFEDGNEAEKVESVEGGEDETKTNDVQSLGSGAGEYEPISDDELDEILAGDAEKREDQQEDEKMPDPVDVIDVDWSSLMPKQPKEPREPGAALLKFTPGAVMLRVGISKRLAGPELFTKIKETCQRVLEKPKDAENLFEHELGALNMAALRRKEERAGLLSNLGPCCKALCFRRDSAIRKQLMKNEKGATKQTYTNSAAMDSDLLRLSLRLFKRKTVCQVPGQEKTEDSKIPQPALQQEVCVT